Proteins encoded in a region of the Triticum dicoccoides isolate Atlit2015 ecotype Zavitan chromosome 3A, WEW_v2.0, whole genome shotgun sequence genome:
- the LOC119267549 gene encoding transcription factor GTE3, chloroplastic-like: protein MTSGPPSPSGKAYSRKSHGPGPKSSKARSFDAHNGPLIPTVTFSLPSTPATRRELRRRLSAELAQVRAAYKRISSLPAPAPSSALSATDPSTPLPPHPSVSKHKSKKGPPNPSGSAEARRKLYAPVFRSCAVVLARLMKHKHGWVFNVPVDASALGLHDYHTIITKPMDLGTVKSRLAAGHYKSPREFATEVRLTFQNAMRYNPKGQDVYFMAEQLLNMFEEKWPEIEAEMAQLSPQPPTPSSAPPKKQKQREREREREMDSARVLERSDSTAHAAALEAPPKPHAGTARPPVLKKPKARDPNKREMTFWEKQRLSNDLQDLPAEKLDNVVQIIKKRNSSLNQHDDEIEVDIDSFDVETLWELDRFVTNYKKSITKNKRKAELSVARQDESDHEPDLEKIEHARHDEGEQDQMRTVHNTIPEPEAIDVVDVVDVEPPMVEAEPHKEIAADDNGRYMGSSSPAHLEDQKGDNVGRSSSSGSSSSESGSSSSDTDSDSSSADGSDAAQSPKS from the exons ATGACCTCCGGCCCGCCGTCGCCTTCCGGCAAGGCTTACTCCCGCAAATCTCACGGCCCCGGCCCCAAATCCTCCAAGGCCCGCTCCTTCGACGCTCACAATGGCCCGCTGATCCCCACCGTCACCTTCTCGCTCCCCTCGACGCCGGCCACGCGACGAGAGCTGCGGCGCCGCCTCTCCGCGGAGCTCGCACAGGTGCGCGCCGCCTACAAGCGCATAAGCTCCCTCCCCGCTCCCGCCCCCTCCTCCGCGCTCTCCGCCACTGACCCCTCCACCCCGCTCCCGCCGCACCCCTCCGTCTCCAAGCACAAGTCCAAGAAGGGCCCCCCGAACCCGTCCGGCTCGGCGGAGGCGCGGCGCAAGCTCTACGCTCCCGTCTTCAGGAGCTGCGCCGTGGTGCTTGCGCGGCTGATGAAGCACAAGCACGGCTGGGTGTTCAACGTGCCGGTCGACGCCAGCGCGCTTGGCCTGCACGACtaccacaccatcatcaccaagccCATGGACCTCGGCACCGTCAAGTCAAGGCTGGCCGCCGGGCACTACAAGTCGCCGCGGGAGTTCGCAACTGAAGTCCGTCTGACTTTTCAGAACGCCATGAGGTACAACCCCAAGGGGCAGGATGTGTATTTCATGGCCGAGCAGCTTCTAAATATGTTCGAGGAGAAGTGGCCAGAGATTGAAGCTGAGATGGCACAGCTGTCACCGCAGCCAcctacaccatcatctgccccgcccaagaagcagaagcagagggagagggagagagagagggagatggaTAGTGCTAGAGTACTAGAGAGGTCTGACTCCACAGCGCATGCTGCAGCATTGGAGGCTCCCCCGAAGCCGCACGCTGGTACCGCCAGACCCCCAGTTTTAAAGAAGCCAAAGGCAAGGGATCCTAATAAGAGGGAGATGACGTTCTGGGAGAAGCAGCGGCTTAGTAACGACCTCCAGGACTTGCCAGCCGAGAAGCTCGATAATGTTGTACAGATCATAAAGAAGAGGAACTCATCACTTAATCAGCATGACGATGAGATTGAGGTTGATATAGATAGCTTTGATGTTGAGACATTATGGGAGCTTGATAGGTTTGTGacaaactacaagaaaagtataacCAAGAATAAGCGGAAGGCCGAGCTTTCCGTAGCAAGGCAGGATGAGTCCGACCATGAGCCGGATTTGGAGAAGATTGAGCATGCCAGGCATGATGAGGGAGAGCAGGATCAGATGCGCACAGTACATAATACG ATCCCAGAACCAGAAGCAATTGATGTAGTTGATGTGGTTGATGTTGAACCGCCTATGGTTGAAGCTGAACCACATAAGGAAATTGCAGCAG ATGACAATGGGAGATATATGGGTTCATCATCACCTGCTCATTTAGAAGATCAGAAAGGAGACAATGTCGGTAGATCAAGTAGTTCTGGAAGCTCTAGCAGCGAATCAGGGTCTTCCTCCAGTG ATACGGATTCTGATAGTTCATCAGCAGATGGCTCTGATGCCGCACAGTCACCCAAATCGTAA